In the Mastacembelus armatus chromosome 2, fMasArm1.2, whole genome shotgun sequence genome, one interval contains:
- the LOC113127513 gene encoding 2-oxoglutarate receptor 1-like, with protein MLTVTLLQVATAFSGFQFLKCGYTQQDSAMASKTIYTEDQNCTDVDRLMKRYYLPVAYAIIFIIGLVGNITSISIYLTKLWPWKSSSIIMVNLALTDLLYVLSLPFLVYYYSNEDSWTLGDFMCRYVRFGFHLHLYGSILFLTCLSVFRYVVVIRPLWAAQLQQKLWGIVACSAVWIIAAAEITPMLTLFSLVEHDNKTYCLDFASIRVDDVRRYGWLLTALGFLLPLLVVFMCYIGIVKQLAKGPSTTSAWRMRARRMTVLILVVFVVCYLPYHILRVLRIETQVMPDTPCMVHRVVHAAYIISRPLAGLNTCFNLALYTLGGDKFRKAFLSTFCHGCWLTKAKSQHHLAIISNASSDKPDV; from the coding sequence ATGCTCACTGTTACACTGTTGCAGGTAGCCACAGCCTTCTCTggttttcaatttttaaaatgtgggtATACTCAACAGGACTCTGCCATGGCCAGCAAAACCATCTACACTGAAGATCAGAACTGCACTGATGTGGACAGACTGATGAAACGCTACTACCTGCCTGTCGCCTatgccatcatcttcatcatagGGCTGGTGGGAAATATAACCTCTATCAGTATTTACCTGACAAAGCTATGGCCTTggaagagcagcagcatcatcatgGTCAACCTGGCGCTGACTGACCTGCTCTATGTCCTCAGCCTGCCCTTCCTGGTTTATTATTATAGCAACGAGGACTCATGGACGCTTGGTGATTTCATGTGTCGCTACGTGCGCTTTGGGTTTCATCTTCACCTGTATGGGAGCATCCTGTTCTTAACATGTCTTTCAGTGTTTCGCTATGTGGTGGTAATAAGACCTTTGTGGGCAGcgcagctgcagcagaagttGTGGGGTATTGTTGCGTGCTCGGCTGTCTGGATAATAGCCGCTGCTGAAATCACACCCATGTTGACCTTGTTTTCCTTGGTAGAGCACGACAACAAGACCTACTGCTTGGACTTTGCTAGCATCCGTGTCGATGATGTACGGCGGTATGGCTGGCTGCTCACTGCACTTGGATTTCTACTCCCCCTGTTGGTGGTGTTCATGTGCTACATCGGTATAGTGAAACAGTTAGCAAAAGGGCCGTCCACGACCAGTGCCTGGCGGATGCGTGCACGGCGCATGACAGTGCTAATACTGgtggtgtttgttgtttgttaccTGCCGTATCACATCTTGCGTGTGTTGCGAATAGAAACTCAAGTGATGCCAGACACACCATGTATGGTGCACCGTGTTGTTCATGCAGCATATATCATTTCCAGGCCTCTGGCTGGACTCAACACATGTTTTAACCTGGCTCTGTACACTCTTGGTGGGGATAAGTTCAGAAAGGCTTTCCTCAGCACTTTTTGTCATGGTTGTTGGCTGACCAAGGCCAAGTCACAGCACCACCTGGCCATCATCAGCAATGCAAGCAGTGACAAGCCTGATGTATGA